From the Candidatus Kapaibacterium thiocyanatum genome, the window GATGATACTGTCACGAACGATGCTGTTCCTGACCACCGATCCGCGCGAGACCGATGCATAGGGTCCGATGACGCTATGCTCCACCACTGCGGTAGGATCGATGTGGACGGGGGGGATGACGACGCAACCCGGCGGCGTGGCCGGCGCCGAACGCTGGTTCAGCAGGAAGCGGTTCGTTTCGAGCAGCGTTTCGGGCTTGCCGCAATCGTGCCAGCCGTCGACGGCGAACGTGGTGAACTTCTCTCCCCTGTCGACCATCAACTGCAATGCATCGGTAAGCTGGAATTCGTCCTTCGTGCGCATGTCCTTGTCGATCAGCTCCTGCAGGCATTCACGCAGCAGGCGCGGATGCTTGATGTAGTAGAGACCGACGATGGCCATCGTCGACACGGGCGTTTCCGGCTTCTCGACCAGGCGCGTCACGAACGGACCGTCCTGGATCACGACGCCGAAGCGACGTGGGTCGTCGACGTGCTTGACGCCGAGAGAGGAAAATGCCGACGTATGGAGGACGGAGAGGTCGACGTCGAACACGGTGTCACCGAGGATGATGAGAACCGGTTCATCGGCGAGGGATTCGCGTGCGACCCATATGGCATGACCGAGGCCGAGCATTTCTTCCTGCTCGATGAAGGTGCATGGCAGATCGTAGGTCGACCGCACGTAGTCCTCCACAAGGTCGCCCTTGTAGCCGGTGATGATCGTGGCGCTTTCTACGTTCTGCGCCATCAATGCGTCCATGATGTGGCCGAGGATGGGTTTTCCGGCTACATTGACGAGTACCTTGGGCAACGTATGGGTAAACGGCCTGAGCCGGGTACCAATGCCCGCAACGGGGATCAGGGCGTGCATAGGCGCCCAATTTACGGAAAAAGGGGTGCGGGCAGGTGTCGCTTCCTGCTTACTGGAGGCGGATGATCTGGCCCGAGCGGACGATGTCCGAAGCGCGGAGGGAGCGGTTCTTGCTGCGCAGGATGTCGACGCTCACACCGAACTTGTCGGCGATGCTCGACAGGGAGTCGCCCCGGCGAACCTTGTAGGTCTTGGGGAGGCGCTTGGCGCTGCTGGTGCTCGAGCTGCCCTTGGAGAGCTGCGTTCCGCCGTAGACCTTGAGGCGTGTACCGGCGAAGACGGTCCGGCCTTCCACGACGTCGGCATTCCAGCGGCGCAGGTCGGTTTCGTCCACGCCGTAGAGGGCCGCGATACCGCTGAGGTTCTCGCCCTTCTGGACCTTGTGCGTGATGGCCTTGCCCGTGGGCGCGCTGCGCGTGATGGCGGCCACTTCGTTCTTGCCGAGGGAGGTTTCGACCTTGATGTTCGAGCCTACCTTGATGGTGGCTCGCTTCGTCATGCGGTTGAGATCGCGGATGCGTTCCACCGACGTGCCGTAGAGCGTGGCGATGGAGGCCAGGCTTTCACCACGGGCTACATTGTGCTGTACGGTGCGGGTGACGCGGATCTTCTCGACCGATGCCGTGGACGTCGGGCGGGTAGCCTCATCCGTAACGGCCACGATCAACGTGTCGCCGATGTGGATGTTCTCGCGGTCGTACGGAATGTTGTTCCAGTTGCGGAGGTCCGTGAGGCGGACGCCGTATCGCCGTGCTACGCTGTAGAGATTGTCACCGTTCACCACGACGTGGGTGATGGAACTGCGCCGTGCCGTGCTCTGCGTCGTCGATGCGGGGTCGGTGCTGGAATCGACGGCCGGTATGCGTGACGACGTCATGTCCTTGTCCGGACGCGTAGCGGTGGTCGTGGTCGAGCGCTGGTCATTGGCCGCGAGCTGGCGGTCTCCGCCGCCGCCGATGGGAATGCGGAGCGTGGTGCCGCGGCGCAGCTTGCTCTGATAGCCACGGATCTGGTTGACGCTGCTGATGTCGTTGCTCGATACGCCGTATCGCCGTGCGATGGACGCGAGCGTCTCGCCCTTCGATACGGTGTGGGTCATCCACGGACGCTTCTCTTCGTCGGTGAGGGCGGCATAGCGGCGTTGTACGTTCTCCAGCGTGCCCTTGGGGATCTTGAGCGGATAGGCATCCGATCCCGGAGGCGTGCATGTGCGCACGAGCTCGGGGTTCAGCTGCTTCAGGGAGTCGAGGGTAAGATCGGCACAACGGGCCAGTGCCGAGAGGTTCGTCGGCTCCGGTACCATGTAGAGATCGTAGTCGTAGGTAGGGTGGAAGCTCAGCGAGTCGTCCGTGAAGCCGTATTGTTCACGGTTGAGCGTCACGAGCGTCGTGGCGATGTAGAGCGGAACGTAGTTACGTGTCTCGCGGGGCAACTGGGGCTGGATGTCCCAGAAGGTGCCGTTGACGACGCCTGCCTTGCGCATGGCGCGCTTGACGCCGCCGGCACCGCAGTTATAGGCTGCGAGTGCGAGGTGCCAGTCCCCGAGATCGCGGTACAGGTCCTTCAGGAACTGCATGGCGGCTCTCGTGGCTTTCTCCGGATCGCGTCGTTCGTCCACCCAGAAGCTGACGTTGAGGTCGTAATCGAGGCCGGTGGGCTGCATGAACTGCCACATACCGACGGCCTTGGCCCATGAAACGGCGTTGGGGTTGAGACCCGACTCCATCATGGCAAGGTAGACGATCTCCTCGGGCATGTTCTCTTCCTTGGCGACGCGCTTCAGAAGGTCGAACCAGCGGCCGCTGCGTTCCAGCCACTTCTTCATGAACTTGCGGCCCTTGGGCGACGTAAGCAGCGTGATGTGCTTTTCCACGTGCTCGTTGATCGGCAGGGGAATCACCGTATTCGGAACGATGGAGGGCACCTGTACCTTGGGAACGGCGATGGTCTCCACCATTCCCGGTGCACGCGTCTTGTCGACTTCCTCGAAGAGGCGTTCACGAAGAATGAAGACCGACGAATTTTCGTCGAGCTGGTCGATGTTCTGTACGTAGGACTCGTAGTCCTCGATGACGGACTGCGCAAGGTCCGTGAAGTCGGCATTCTCCTCGATGCGGGGATAGCTCGCGAGATCGTTCAGGAGGACGATTGCGAGTTCGAACTGCTGTGCGGCGAGTGCGGTATCCTTCTGTTCGACGAGGGAGAGAGCCTTGAGATAGCGCTGGCGGGCCTTTTCGAGCTGGTCAACCAGCCCTTTGTCCCATTGACCGGATGTGGAAGAACCTTCGTCGAGATCGGAGAATTCATCCGGGAAAACTGTCTTGGACGGTTGGGGTTTCGACGACGGTTGGGGATTTACCTGTTGTGCTTGGGCTGCCGACTGGGCAGTCAGTGAAAGCAACGTGACTGAAGTACCAGTCATGATGCTCAGCATCCATAAACGGCGAATCCTTGCTACGGTCATCGGCTGCTTTCCAGTTTCGAATGGGTTCCTTTTCCACCGGGAGGCAATATACGGCCCTCGGCCTGTAGACTACAAACGAACGGCCGAATTGTTCCATGAACGGAAATTCATGATGGTGAAGCAGTTACCTCCATTCCGCTCACGTCGTTCGCCGTGTTTCAGGGCAGGGACGTCGTGAATCTGCGTAGTCCCGAACCCGTGGACGGAATGCTACCCGATCCGGTTTGTGCCATGACGGCGAGATTGGCCATGCCGACGAATCGATTGGGGACATGGTCGGCCACCGATCGTCGTACTCCTGTACGGTTGCCGCGTACCGACGCTGCAGGACGGTTCACCGCCGGGATGCGGGTCGCCGTATCCGTAGTTCCACGGATGGGAGCGTCCAGTACGACGGTATCGATCCGCGTCACGATGGCCGGCGGAACCGGAGCTCGGCCCGTCGAAAGACGCCCGCCGAAGAAGGCGGCGATCGCCACGGTGGCTGCCGCGGCATACTGCCACCACGAGGGGCCCCGCGTTCCGGATGGACTCCGCCTCCGCGAAGGTCCGGTATCGAATGCCGGATTCGGTGGGGTCAGGGAATCGCGTTCTTCACGGGCCAGCCGTCCATAGGTTCGGAAATCATCGTGCAGGTTCATGGCAGATCCGTCGGTTGATGGCGTGGGTCGTACATATGGAGGCGGTCGGCAAGGCGGCGCTGTGTGGTGAAGAGCCGTGACTTGACGGTTCCGAGTGGAATGTCCAGGGCGTCCGCGATGTCCTGGAGCGACAGCTCCTCGACGTATCGGAGGTGGAAGACGGTACGGTGCTCGACGGACAACGTGGCCAGCTCGTCGTCGAGCACCTTGCGGAACTCCTTCATATCGAGTCGATGTTCGATGTCCGGCGGTTCGAAGCCATGAACTTCCTCGTCCATGGCTTCGTCGTTCCGCAGCGACTTCCAGCGGTATTCGTTCTTGCAGAGATTCCAGGCGCATGAGAACAGCCAGGTGACGAAGGGACGCGTTTCGTCGTAGAGATCCGGGCGCTCCACGATGCGGAGGAAGAGGTCCTGCAACAGGTCGCGTGCCCGTTCCTCGTCCCTGCGAAGCATGGTCGAGAGATAGTAGAGAATACGCCTGGAATGACGGCGATACAGCTCGTGCAGGGCGGCATGGTCGCCGCCCCGTACGAGCTGCATCAAGGTTTCGTCAGGTAGGGGTCGATTCACTGCTGGGTGCGCTTCCGTGCGTCACGGAGATAGGATTCCACGTCGTCCAGATTGCCGCAGATCGTCCCGAAGCGCGTCGCGATGGTGCGGAACCGTTCGGCCTGACCCGCGTCTCCGCCCTCGAGGGCATGCTCGAAGAGGGCGAGGCAGGGGGCGAGATAGTTCTGGATGAACTGCCGATACGATCCGGCGTAGAACGGATGGCGGCCGGGATACCACGGTGCCATCGTATCGTCGAGCCGGAACGTGTTCCATATCCTTGCCGTCCGTGCGAGATGATCGATGCGTTCCTTCGAATATTGCCAGGACAGACCGACGATGTGGAGGTCGGACTTGATCCTTTCGTAGACGGACGTATCGACCGTGAGTGCGAAGTGGATCGGACGGTTCACCGTCCGCGTCGCGACGCTTTCGATGAAGGCCTGCATGGCCTCTTCGGAGTCGTTGTTCGACTTCGGAAGAAGGGAATCGCCGCCGATACCGTGCTGGCGCATGAACGATGACCGGTAGCCATCTTCGGCGATGAGACCGAGATTCATCACCGTCACGTCCTTGCGGACGCCCATGACGGCCTGCAGCATCCAGACCGGGAAGGTATCCGAGTCACCGGCCGTGATTAGTACTGCATTCGGCGAACAGGACTGCAGCATGTTGTAGGCATGGTCCAGAAGGACGGGTGAGATGTTTCCGGTCTCGTGCCAGTGCTTCAGGAATTCGTCCCGTTTGGTCCGGTCCATCATCAGTTCGTAGTACGGCACGAAGTGGCTGCTGAGGATGGCGTAGTCCTTCCTGAGTTCGAAGGCCTTCTGGAGATAGCTGAATCGTGCGCCATCGTTGCCGCCGGCGATCCACATGCACAGGTTGTATTCGAAGGTGCCGGGAACGGCTTCCTTCATGCGTGCGAGAATCGTCGCGAGTTCGTCGACCTGCGGATCCTTGAAGATGCTGCCACGGAAGCCCACGTACCGCCGGGCGCGGAAGAGATTGTACCATGCCTTCGCGTTGCCGGGATCGGATTTCACCACGCCGTTCCATGCCTCCACCTGATCCTGATACCACTTCTGCGACATGTTGATATCCACCATGCTCGGGATATCCTTCGGCTCCGTACCCATCGCGAGGGGCGGTTGGTAGAGGAGGCCGATGAGGATGACCGACAGGAGCATTGCCTTGAACATGTTCGTTCCTTGTACTGTAACTATTGGCGTTGTTTCGACTTGGTTGTATCATGGTTCCCGGTACCCTGGAACCTCGTACGATACCCTGTACACGCCAGGTCGAAAAAGGTTCATTCTGTAACCGAACACCCATCCGGGCGTTGTGTGCCTGGTCCACAATACTTGCGCGCATGGCCAAAGCTGAGACGATACGGGAGGAAGTGCTGCCTGGGCTTTTCGCCAAGGTACGTGATGGTGATGAACAGGCCTTTGCCGCGATGTATCGACATCTGCGTCGCCCGTTGATGGCATACTGCATCGCCATCACCAACGACTATGAAGTCGCCCAGGATGCCTTCCACACGACGGTCCTGTCGGTATTCGAACACCGGCATGACTACCGCAACGGAAACCTGATGGGGTGGATCTTCACCATTGCAAGGAACACATGCCGCTCGATGGCGCGGCGTGACAGGAAGCGCGTACCGATGGACGTCGTACCGGAACCATCGATCGATGCATCGAATCAGATGGCCGGCGATGAGAAGCAGTTGATCCAGGAGTCGATCATGAAGCTTCCCGAAGAATTCAGACAGGTCATCCTGTTGAAGTACTTCGGTGACATGTCCGTGGAAGAGATCGCAGCTTCGGAAGAAATATCGACGGATCTCGTCAAGGTCCGCCTCTATCGCGCGCGCAAGCGCCTCGACGTTCTACTTCGTCCCCATTTCGAGCCACATACATGATTCCAGACGACAAGCATCTCCAGGAAGCACTCGACGACCTCCTCGCCAGGATGGAGCCGCAGATGCTGCATACGAGAGACGTCGTGATCGACGGAATGAAGCGACGGAACAAGCTCCGCCGTTATGTCGTCGGTGGCGGCACGGCACTCGCCGTTTCGCTGCTCGTCGGTACCATGCTGTTCGCACCGACGACCGGACCCGATGATCCGACGTCGGTTTCGCCACGATCCACGACCGAACGCATCGTCGCACGGGAAGCCGATGTGACGAACGCGAACGGACCTGTCGCGGAGCCGGAGGAAACGCCTTCGCAACGAGTAGCACCTCAACAGAAGAACACTGCCTATACCATGATTCCGACAGCGGATTCACAACGGATCGTCAAGGAACGGGAGCGTCTGCTCATGGACCGTGACGAGGATGGCTTCATCGAAGAGAGTACGCGTATCTCTTCACGGGCCATGACGGCGGTACGTGCGAACGATCTCGTCCAGGCTGCACAGACGTACAAGGGACTGGCAGGGCTGTGCGCCAAGCGCGCGCATTGGACGCAGTCCGTCGCAGCCTACGATTCGGCTCTGGTCTATGCGAACATGATCGGTGACGATGCTCTGATCCATGATCTGCGCACCCGCCGCACGATGGCCGCTCATCGACGCGATTCGAGCATGGCCAGATAGATCGATATCGTATCGTAGTGAAGATCGATGGACGGGAATCGTGCTCATGGTACGGTTCCCGTCGTCGTATGGACCATGTTCGTCGATGGTCTCACTCTTCCCGATGCCATGTCGCCCCGACTTTTTCACGGGTGATCCTGAGCCTGCGTATCATGGCTTCCTGTCGTTGACCGATGACGTCCACTACGACGCCATGAACCTGGATCGTCAATGGTGAACGGGACTTCGCCCATTCGGGTAATGACGACAACGGCCAGCGCAATGTCCTGCCGAGTGCCGTCGTAGCGTCGGCGGACCATACGACGGAATCGTCGACCACGGCATCGACGGTCACGAAGCGGATGGACGTATCGCTGACGACGTCGACCCTCACGAGGATATCGGGGTCGGTGGCCTTCATCACGGTGTCCACGTCGACGTCGAGGATGATGCTGAGGAAGGGAGGGGGCGACGGGAGATGCCGTTCGACGACGATACGAACGCGTTCGTTCATCACGAGTCCTTCGCTCGTCATTACGCTGTCCCTCGTCTTCGTCCGTGAGCGTTCGACCAGGATCGTGTCCTGCCGTCCGGTGCGGTATGGATCGATGATCGTGATCGTATCCGTCGTTTCCGAACGGTATTCCATACGGCGAAGTTCCGGTGTCGATACGACGGTGTTCCAGTGGATATCCACCGAAAGTCCGAGCTCCGTCGGTGAGACGGGAGCATTGCCGATCAACGAGCCGAACGTCGCCGATACGAAGAGCCCTGGCTCCAGGGCCATGCGTCGTGAAATGTCGATGGTGGTCATGGCCCGCAGGAAGGCCAGGGGGCGAACGCTCAGACCGTCGATCGAGCCTTCCGTTCGTATGCGCTCGCGTCCGCCGCCGAGATAGGATACGCCGTCGGGATCGCGGATGCGTTCGACGTCGCGGATGGAAGCGCTCAGTGGAATGACGATTCCGCCACCGCCTTCGAACGAAAGATGACGACCGATGCGCAGGACTGCTGACAGTGATGCCGACATGGTCGTCCATGACGTCGACAGTTGATGCACGAACGTGCCTGGAACGGCTGCACCGTCGACGTTGAACGTCGTGGGTTCCGTCGTCTCGTAGTCCAGACGCATGAACGAGCCGCGCAGCCGTGTGCGGAACGACAGGACATCGTCGAACGGGAGCGATGCTCCAATGCCTCCGCCGTAGATCGTACCGATGCTTCCCGAGATCGTATTGCTGTTCGGTGAAAGCTGAACGGGGCCGAAGGTGTGGTCGGCTGCGCCCGCCACGGCATAGCCGATCGACATACCGCCGAACAACGTCGGTGTATCCGATGCATACGCAGTCGATACTGCGGAAAAAATGAACAGGATGGCGACGACGATGAAGCGCATGGATGCCCGCTGCTGTCGGAAATGCACGGTCAGAACATCTCCATCATGGATCTGTGTCATGCACCGATACCGTGATCATGGAAGAGCAACAATCATGCCGACACATGACGTTCGGAACGATCATCTCACGATCATCGGCACGACGATCGTCGATCTTCCTGCGCTCAGTCGTACGAAGTATGTTCCCCCGGCCAATGCACCGGTTTCGACGGCGAGAGATCCGGATGACGGAGACGTCAGGATATCCGGTGTCAGATCCATGACGACATGGCCGGTGTTGTCGTAGACCACGAGCGATGTCGCCCTCTTGTTCGTAAGGTCGTACGTGAAGGACGCTCCGTCTTCGACTGGTGCCGGACGGATGGAGAGCATCAAGCCACTATCGTTGGCATTGACGAGCCGGCCCTCCGCGTCGTCGACCGAGATCGTGGCTTCACTGCCGGAGGTCGCGATATCCACCGGCATTCCCGTAGCCGAATACCATCGGATGTTGTCAATGATGATTCTCGTCGAGCTCGCAT encodes:
- a CDS encoding nucleotidyl transferase, with the protein product MHALIPVAGIGTRLRPFTHTLPKVLVNVAGKPILGHIMDALMAQNVESATIITGYKGDLVEDYVRSTYDLPCTFIEQEEMLGLGHAIWVARESLADEPVLIILGDTVFDVDLSVLHTSAFSSLGVKHVDDPRRFGVVIQDGPFVTRLVEKPETPVSTMAIVGLYYIKHPRLLRECLQELIDKDMRTKDEFQLTDALQLMVDRGEKFTTFAVDGWHDCGKPETLLETNRFLLNQRSAPATPPGCVVIPPVHIDPTAVVEHSVIGPYASVSRGSVVRNSIVRDSIICDNATVNDITLEQSIVGENADVSGRFASINIGDASVIRLSQ